A window of Nicotiana sylvestris chromosome 8, ASM39365v2, whole genome shotgun sequence genomic DNA:
CAGGTAATTCTTCTTCGTAGACTAGCAAAAACCTGGCATATAACAgagttttttcttgtttttctttttttaactttTGGTTGGTCAAAAGTGTAACTGAACAGTCAAGGCTCACTGAGAGCCAAATTCGTATTCTGTCGTCTTGTATACAAAATGAATAAGGGATAAGCACATGTGACGTAAACATGTAACAGATGAATGCAGAAACAAGAATGCCACCTGTTGGTTGTCACTTGTTAAACTTGTTTCCCCATAAGAGAAATAACTTTTTTCTTTTAAGAAACTTGTTTTtccagaaaaaatattttttaagataAAATCAATAAGATATagacaatttaaaaaaaaaatcaaaaaatatgctCCTCCATACCAAACATGCCCGTGTCTAAGCATTTCAACAAACAATGGATGCTTCAGCTCAATAAAAATGGCCAATCAGTTTCATAAATTTGATTACAACATTTTTGGCTAGCCCTTGACGCTACATTACCAAATTCACGTATGTTAAGAAGTGAATATTCGTTTTAAATAATTTTGAGAACTCAAATTCTGCACATGAAGTGTTGGACTAAGCAAAAAAACTACAGAAGTTAAAATGGAAGTGGTATTTATTGAATTTTATCTTTAAAATCATCTTCTAGTTGAATGACTAAATTATAAATACAACATTCAGAAGGAAAAATCGTATCTGGAGTATATTGAACGTTTTGAAACTTTAAGTGTGTAAGTTAGTTTTCAATCACTAATTTGAAATAGATTTCACCTGAAAATAGTGATCCTTCACCTAAGCTAGAGGTTGTTTGATCATGCTTTTAGAATTTGCTAATTTTGAAGAGACTTTCCAAACGAGCTTTAGAGGTACTTTGGGAGAAGCAATATATGTTTGGATTTTGGTCTAAACATTTGAGAAATACTTGCCAATATTGCTGAAACAACTTATACAACCTTTGTGTGTGGTGTACTGTATGGCTTGCAATGATGTTCGTGTGGTGTATTCTATCACATATAACAGAATTTGCAACTCAGAAGCAATCATGTAGTTTCGCATAGCAGATCACTTTGAAGCCAGTGATGTCCAAAGAATCCGAATTAAAGCTTTGCCTTAGGAGGCCATAAAAGCCAACATTTAGGATAGCCAACACTCAGCAGGCAGAAAAGCATATGGTTCATACAGATCATACATCGACTattaacatcagattcaagcaATGCTTATTTAACGGGTAGGACTCAAATTTATTTTCTGAAATACCTCAAAGCTAGGTGACATGTGGATTCTCTACAACTTTTACATCGTAATGAGGAATGATGGGGTCAAAATGTCTGAAATGTTCTAAATACCTGCACAATGAATTAAAAACTGATGAATATTTTGAAGATGCTCAAATGTGAGCTAATGCAACTAGGCATCTAATAATACAAGACCATTATACATGAGCAGATTGTGCTATCTATTCCTTGATCACAACATATGGAAATGTATCAACAATTTAGGAGTTAAACACTGCAATCACAAGTCAAAAGCATATCAAACTGCTGCTAGCCATAAGGAACAGAATGGTGCATCCATGTTTACATTTTACCAGTTGTTCAAATAGATATTTACATTTTATATCACCAGTATATTACTTGAGAAAAGAAGCCTAATGAGTAAAAGAACATCCAAGAAGACAACACGTCTGTCACGATCATCAGATGACATGACAAATCAAATGCATGAGAAATCTAACCGGTATATCTTAATGAGATAAACATCACAAGTTACGCATGAGTTGAAATCACAATCACGCTATGAAAAACAGAGATCAAGGGATCACTGATAAACTTACAAGTTCTAGCCGCTCTCCTGGTTATTCAGCATGTTCAAAATAGCATAAGCAGCTCTTTGAAAATGATCCTTCTGTTCCTCTAAAGTTTTCCTCCTCTCAAGAGCAGAGTCCTTGCACTTCTCCATGTCTTCTGTTACTTCAGTAGAGCTCTGATCAATTTCACTGTAGAAAGTGATAAAAATGTGAAAGGGTATATAAAGAACAAGCAGATAGACAGAGAGAAAGTGAGAAAGAAATGTTTGTAGATGCAATGAAATGAATACAGTCTATAGCTCTAACTAATAGTTACAAGAAAGAACAATCAGTTAGAAAAAGACTATGATGGAAGAGTGAAATATGAAAACCAATAGCTTCAAAGGAGAACTACACAAAATCCTGGTTGACATTGAAAACATGAGCATTTGACATTTGAAAAATAGTAATCTTGAGATTTTGCCAAGAACATATGACAATGGACAGAATAGGCAAATATTGACAGTATAAGTCCAAGTTTTCATAGCTAATGTAAATATTTGCCCATATCTTCATGCCGCTATGTGGATAAACAATATACTTCCTTGAGTCTCAGTGCTAATCAGCTTACCTTATCATCTTCAGCATGTTCTCCATTGCCGCTTGCACTTGTTGTGAGAGGTCTGCATATCCATTATGTGGAACAAATAAGTTCCTCATAACGTGCAATTCCACAAGGTATATTAACATTTTCTTACAACATTTGATGGCAACATATATCAACACATTATAAACCTTCCACTAACTGAAAATAGAGGTTCCATTTCAACATGACCAGGCCAGTAACATtaatgactaaaggaaaagagagaaaattttCAAATGATTTCTCAAATTGTATCACATTGAGAACCTGCTGGTAACAAAAAAGTAATAAGTTCTCTTCCAATGAGTCCAATAACTTATCGGGATTCAGCAAAGCTTGCTTGTTTTAGCTTGATGTTCCATTATTTCCATTAACATGTCATTTTGGAGCATTCACAAGTTTTCCAGTAGGAAGTTACAGATTTCAATTACCGGTTTCCTCAATTACTTAGTCAATGGGTAAGGAAAACCTCAGTGTGCTTATGTCTCAAGCAGGATTGAATAGCACATTCCTGCTCGTAATAAGTCAgctaaactaagacatgaaattgcatatttaaaatataagcTTCAGCAGTATCTAGCCATGCAACTCATCGCTGCATGCTTTCTCAATCTTCCCCAACCAGTTCCCATTTTTTATTTGAATGGAAATGGAAATATGACTATCGCAATATTTGCACCTTATTCATTTTTCGTTAAGTTTGTATAGCCTGGACATATACTCCAAAATATTCAAGTGCTAATTCATTCCCATTCTACGGTGTAGGATAAAAATTATGCTTAAAGCAGCATACCGGTTATCATTGAATGACCATGAAACAGCTTAGTTTAGATCAGTTCATTATTCATTTGAAGTCTCAATTCCAATCTAATTCCTTAGCATTAATTTGCATTTGTCTAAATCACATATCTCCTCATGGCGTGGGAAATTCAAGAATGTTTCAATGGTCAATTGAGACAGCTGCCTTATTGTTTAGACAGGTACTACGATACTAATTTTTAATATATCAATTTTACCTTGTAAGTTCCAAATTGTTTCTTACAATTGATCTATCAGGAAAAAACTAAATTAGAAGAACACAGAAAACTTCAAGAAAAATTTGATCAATAGCTAGTAAAGACAGAGAAATAACATAACATAGGCTAGAAAAAACctgaagaaaacaatttaaaaaaataaaaattacaaaaacaaCTCGTTgctaaaaatcaaaaacaaatttCAGAGAAAAAATGTACTACACTAAAGCAGAAATATAGCAAATGAAGGCTTATGCATAAGCGAAAAAGGATTTCTACTGGAAGTAGTACACAATAACTAGCAATTTGATGCTTTAGATATACAAAACTTCCAGCTAAAATTTCAATCAATTGCAAATCTTCCAGGTAAAACACATACTATGGCTCCTCCAAGTGTGATTAAGAGAAAATTGCTCCGTTGACATCAAATTGACGGAGAAATGTGATTTAAATATCTATACTCTAGTAAAATGGATATGGAGATTACCGTAAACGACAGAGGAAAGCTGAGATTCGATTTCACAAGTTCGAGCAAGTTGATCGTCGCCGGCAGCGGCGTCTCTAGAAGGTTCCATTTTCTGTTTGcagagagagagagtgtgtgaTTGTGTGTGTGGGAAATGTGTTGAATGAATTTGAGCGCGCTTTTTGTCCAGATTTTATAGGCGGTTCATTTAGGCAATTTCGAATTTGTATTTATTTCAAACAAAATTATGAAGACTTCAGAGTTTAGTCCCTGAATTTTGTTTTTGTAACATTTCAACACCTTAGCAGATTGAAAGAGTTGAAGCTCGAAGGGAAGACAATCTTTGAGCTTGACCACCCGTGCTCCTATTGGCAATTACACCACTCAATAAGAGGACTATTATTATAGAGGTCATAAGAGTTCAAAAGCAATTCATAAGTAGCAACTACGGACGTACACATAAACCGCATCAAATCAATAATACGAATCAAATCGGAAAAAAAATATTGATTGTAGTTTGGTTCGATTTAATTTagtattgcaaaaaaaaaaaactctccaACCCGATAAtacatttatataatttttaaaaatattttatatatataaatattattgtaatgtaatttatgaataTTTCTTAGACTTTTTCACAGTTTTATCTTTTAATATATTATTTCAAGTTTGGACTTAACTTCTTTCAATGGTAAataaattttatagcccataaatGTGATAACACGAACAAAgttcaaatcaatattaatgctaacaaaagaaatTCAACCCAACACTAGGAATGACAATAGCGTTGGATATCTATTTTTAGTTTTACATTGGTTTATAATAAAATGCATAACTTAGTGTATCTTCTTTTTTTTAGTGCTTagttatcacgacccaaaccgaagagCCACGACGGGCACCAGATGCGtaactcaatcgagtaccaacgtaacgtatctttcttatcatactatcatgggtaaatgagctGGAAAGGtcgtcatgagataaccagaaCTAACATAATAGAATACTcgacataggacgacccaacatggtatacaaacttatacatgtgacataaaGGCCTATAAGTCCGAAATGATCATTTgtacactcaaaacataggccgacaaggccatacaatcatccatatacatgacatatgtctacaagcctctaagagtacataaatgtcataaaggccAGGACAGGGCCCTGCCATACCAATCTATACATGTCTAAAGCATACTGATcaaataggcaactccagagcaagtggagtacgccaacaccttccgctgagctgatagcctactagaagGACTGTCAACCTGTCTACTAGGACCTACGGATATGAAACGCAATGTCCCTaagcaaaagggaagttagtacaaataaagtaccgagtatgtaaggtaggaaagcataaataagaatagtaatataaagagagatagagaagatacagcctgtaacatctgagtgcctctgagggtgattgacatgaaatgcataatacatatttACATATAGttttaaaacatatgcctctgtgggcatcatcatcatcatatcgtgctcggcctcaaagaggactcagcAGAAACGTACccagccatcataaggctcggtagaatcttacccggccacatggagctcggtaaaacctaactaatcagtgg
This region includes:
- the LOC104231966 gene encoding uncharacterized protein, translated to MEPSRDAAAGDDQLARTCEIESQLSSVVYDLSQQVQAAMENMLKMISEIDQSSTEVTEDMEKCKDSALERRKTLEEQKDHFQRAAYAILNMLNNQESG